In Eschrichtius robustus isolate mEscRob2 chromosome 2, mEscRob2.pri, whole genome shotgun sequence, a single window of DNA contains:
- the SLC39A3 gene encoding zinc transporter ZIP3 isoform X3, translated as MLQCFTAGCEGKVSVGQQSGHHLAGSSAAGSHEAAIKLQKVLSLGHISTDYPLAETIMLLGFFMTVFLEQLVLTFRKERPAFIDLETFNASSDVGSDSEYESPFMGGSRGHTLYGEPHAHSHGLSVQELSRSSPLRLLSLVFALSAHSVFEGLALGLQEEGEKVVSLFVGVAIHETLVAVALGISMARSAMALRDAAKLAVTVSAMIPLGISLGLGIESAQGVPSSVASVLLQGLAGGTFLFVTFFEILAKELEEKSDRLLKVLFLVLGYAVLAGMVFLKW; from the exons ATGCTTCAATGCTTTACTGCCGGCTGTGAGGGAAAAG tttctgtgggtcagcagTCTGGGCACCACTTGGCTGGGTCCTCTGCTGCCGGCTCTCatgaggctgcaatcaag CTCCAAAAAGTCCTGAGTCTTGGGCACATCAGCACCGACTACCCGCTGGCCGAGACCATCATGCTGCTGGGCTTCTTCATGACCGTCTTCCTGGAGCAGCTCGTCCTGACCTTCCGCAAGGAGAGGCCGGCCTTCATCGACCTGGAGACATTCAACGCCAGCTCGGACGTGGGCAGCGACTCAGAGTACGAGAGCCCCTTCATGGGTGGCTCGCGGGGCCACACGCTCTACGGGGAGCCCCACGCGCATAGCCACGGGCTGAGTGTCCAGGAGCTGTCGCGCTCCAGCCCGTTGCGGCTCCTCAGCCTGGTCTTCGCCCTGTCGGCCCACTCGGTCTTCGAGGGCCTGGCCCTGGGcctgcaggaggagggggagaaggtggTCAGCCTGTTTGTGGGGGTGGCCATCCACGAGACGCTGGTGGCCGTGGCCCTGGGCATCAGCATGGCCAGGAGCGCCATGGCCCTGAGGGACGCTGCCAAGCTGGCCGTCACCGTGAGCGCCATGATCCCCCTGGGCATCAGCCTCGGCCTGGGCATCGAGAGTGCCCAGGGCGTGCCCAGCAGCGTGGCCTCCGTGCTGCTGCAGGGCCTGGCAGGCGGTACTTTCCTCTTCGTCACTTTCTTTGAGATCCTGGCCAAGGAGCTGGAGGAGAAGAGCGACCGGCTGCTCAAGGTCCTCTTCCTGGTGCTGGGCTACGCCGTCCTGGCGGGCATGGTCTTCCTCAAGTGGTGA
- the DIRAS1 gene encoding GTP-binding protein Di-Ras1: protein MPEQSNDYRVVVFGAGGVGKSSLVLRFVKGTFRDTYIPTIEDTYRQVISCDKSVCTLQITDTTGSHQFPAMQRLSISKGHAFILVFSVTSKQSLEELGPIYKLIVQIKGSVEDIPVMLVGNKCDETQREVDTREAQAVAQEWKCAFMETSAKMNYNVKELFQELLTLETRRNMSLNIDGKRSSKQKRTDRIKGKCVLM from the coding sequence ATGCCTGAACAGAGCAATGACTACCGGGTGGTGGTGTTCGGGGCGGGCGGCGTGGGCAAGAGCTCGCTAGTGCTGCGCTTCGTCAAGGGCACGTTCCGGGACACCTACATCCCCACCATCGAGGACACCTACCGGCAGGTCATCAGCTGCGACAAGAGCGTGTGCACGCTGCAGATCACCGACACCACGGGCAGCCACCAGTTCCCGGCCATGCAGCGGCTGTCCATCTCCAAGGGCCACGCCTTCATCCTGGTCTTCTCGGTCACCAGCAAGCAGTCGCTGGAGGAGCTGGGCCCCATCTACAAGCTCATCGTGCAGATCAAGGGCAGCGTGGAGGACATCCCCGTCATGCTGGTGGGCAACAAGTGCGATGAGACCCAGCGGGAGGTGGACACCCGCGAGGCCCAGGCCgtggcccaggagtggaagtgcgcCTTCATGGAGACATCGGCCAAGATGAACTACAACGTCAAGGAGCTCTTCCAGGAGCTGCTCACGCTGGAGACACGCCGGAACATGAGCCTGAACATCGATGGCAAGCGCTCCAGCAAACAGAAGAGGACAGACCGCATCAAGGGCAAATGCGTCCTCATGTGA
- the SLC39A3 gene encoding zinc transporter ZIP3 isoform X2 — MLQCFTAGCEGKVSVGQQSGHHLAGSSAAGSHEAAIKVSGGLWSHLKLQKVLSLGHISTDYPLAETIMLLGFFMTVFLEQLVLTFRKERPAFIDLETFNASSDVGSDSEYESPFMGGSRGHTLYGEPHAHSHGLSVQELSRSSPLRLLSLVFALSAHSVFEGLALGLQEEGEKVVSLFVGVAIHETLVAVALGISMARSAMALRDAAKLAVTVSAMIPLGISLGLGIESAQGVPSSVASVLLQGLAGGTFLFVTFFEILAKELEEKSDRLLKVLFLVLGYAVLAGMVFLKW, encoded by the exons ATGCTTCAATGCTTTACTGCCGGCTGTGAGGGAAAAG tttctgtgggtcagcagTCTGGGCACCACTTGGCTGGGTCCTCTGCTGCCGGCTCTCatgaggctgcaatcaaggtatcCGGTGGGCTGTGGTCTCATCTCAAG CTCCAAAAAGTCCTGAGTCTTGGGCACATCAGCACCGACTACCCGCTGGCCGAGACCATCATGCTGCTGGGCTTCTTCATGACCGTCTTCCTGGAGCAGCTCGTCCTGACCTTCCGCAAGGAGAGGCCGGCCTTCATCGACCTGGAGACATTCAACGCCAGCTCGGACGTGGGCAGCGACTCAGAGTACGAGAGCCCCTTCATGGGTGGCTCGCGGGGCCACACGCTCTACGGGGAGCCCCACGCGCATAGCCACGGGCTGAGTGTCCAGGAGCTGTCGCGCTCCAGCCCGTTGCGGCTCCTCAGCCTGGTCTTCGCCCTGTCGGCCCACTCGGTCTTCGAGGGCCTGGCCCTGGGcctgcaggaggagggggagaaggtggTCAGCCTGTTTGTGGGGGTGGCCATCCACGAGACGCTGGTGGCCGTGGCCCTGGGCATCAGCATGGCCAGGAGCGCCATGGCCCTGAGGGACGCTGCCAAGCTGGCCGTCACCGTGAGCGCCATGATCCCCCTGGGCATCAGCCTCGGCCTGGGCATCGAGAGTGCCCAGGGCGTGCCCAGCAGCGTGGCCTCCGTGCTGCTGCAGGGCCTGGCAGGCGGTACTTTCCTCTTCGTCACTTTCTTTGAGATCCTGGCCAAGGAGCTGGAGGAGAAGAGCGACCGGCTGCTCAAGGTCCTCTTCCTGGTGCTGGGCTACGCCGTCCTGGCGGGCATGGTCTTCCTCAAGTGGTGA
- the SLC39A3 gene encoding zinc transporter ZIP3 isoform X1 — MVKLLVAKILCMVGVFFFMLLGSLLPVKIIETDFEKAHRSKKILSLCNTFGGGVFLATCFNALLPAVREKLQKVLSLGHISTDYPLAETIMLLGFFMTVFLEQLVLTFRKERPAFIDLETFNASSDVGSDSEYESPFMGGSRGHTLYGEPHAHSHGLSVQELSRSSPLRLLSLVFALSAHSVFEGLALGLQEEGEKVVSLFVGVAIHETLVAVALGISMARSAMALRDAAKLAVTVSAMIPLGISLGLGIESAQGVPSSVASVLLQGLAGGTFLFVTFFEILAKELEEKSDRLLKVLFLVLGYAVLAGMVFLKW; from the exons ATGGTGAAGTTGTTGGTAGCCAAAATCCTCTGCATGGTGGGCGTGTTTTTCTTCATGCTGCTGGGCTCCCTGCTCCCCGTGAAGATCATCGAGACGGATTTTGAGAAGGCCCATCGTTCGAAAAAGATCCTCTCACTCTGCAACACCTTCGGAGGAGGGGTCTTTCTGGCCACATGCTTCAATGCTTTACTGCCGGCTGTGAGGGAAAAG CTCCAAAAAGTCCTGAGTCTTGGGCACATCAGCACCGACTACCCGCTGGCCGAGACCATCATGCTGCTGGGCTTCTTCATGACCGTCTTCCTGGAGCAGCTCGTCCTGACCTTCCGCAAGGAGAGGCCGGCCTTCATCGACCTGGAGACATTCAACGCCAGCTCGGACGTGGGCAGCGACTCAGAGTACGAGAGCCCCTTCATGGGTGGCTCGCGGGGCCACACGCTCTACGGGGAGCCCCACGCGCATAGCCACGGGCTGAGTGTCCAGGAGCTGTCGCGCTCCAGCCCGTTGCGGCTCCTCAGCCTGGTCTTCGCCCTGTCGGCCCACTCGGTCTTCGAGGGCCTGGCCCTGGGcctgcaggaggagggggagaaggtggTCAGCCTGTTTGTGGGGGTGGCCATCCACGAGACGCTGGTGGCCGTGGCCCTGGGCATCAGCATGGCCAGGAGCGCCATGGCCCTGAGGGACGCTGCCAAGCTGGCCGTCACCGTGAGCGCCATGATCCCCCTGGGCATCAGCCTCGGCCTGGGCATCGAGAGTGCCCAGGGCGTGCCCAGCAGCGTGGCCTCCGTGCTGCTGCAGGGCCTGGCAGGCGGTACTTTCCTCTTCGTCACTTTCTTTGAGATCCTGGCCAAGGAGCTGGAGGAGAAGAGCGACCGGCTGCTCAAGGTCCTCTTCCTGGTGCTGGGCTACGCCGTCCTGGCGGGCATGGTCTTCCTCAAGTGGTGA